TTGAGGCCCTGATATGGGAAGTCCACCAAGTAAGCACCACTGCTTGTATACCGTCAGAGATGGAGAACTCACTACCTACCAAGTCAACCACTTCTATCTTTGAACAGCTCAGCTTTCCTGTGACTTGCCCCCACCCCCTCAGATGAACCACCCCACAGGGACCTGAGGCAGGATCAGGTCTTATGACCTGGCTCTGCAGGCTAGATTCCAAGAACAGGTCACCCGTAGTCCAGCCACACCAGTGGTGATGGGAACGAGACTGGCTTTCAGGCCTCTCAGGGACCTGGCAGGTCACCTGTGGGGAGTCATTGCCTCTTCTGCTCCAGGGACCCTGGGGTTGGGGTGTCACTGAGTCTTGGTCTGGGAGCTACTGTTTCAAGGATGATACTGCCAGATACAGGGGCCAACTAGATGACCTCGAAGGTCACTTCCCACACCGAGTGGTTCAAGGGCTGGTTGTAAGTCTGGGCACTGGCTGGGTCAGCTCCCCGCTCTGCCACTTTCCTGCTGGGAGATCATGGGTCAGTAACTCCattgctctgggcctcagtttcccaatctgtaaaaGGGGGACAATAATGGCCCCGACCTCACTagactgtgaagattaaatgagataacgcagGGGGCACTTAGTACATGCTCCATAAATGGGGGCCTGGAACAAAACCTCCAGGGCCTCCGTGAGGGAGGGGCATGGGGACGAGACCTATCCTGGGTCTCAGCGTGGCACGGCCCGCACAGGCTCAGAGAGCCGTCATCTGGCCCGTCACTGTGGGGAGCAGTGCACCGCCTGTCTGACAGGGGACGGCGATGGCAGGAGGCCGACCCGGAGGAGCTCCATCCCAGGGGCTGGTGGATGGGCCGTGCCAGGAACTGCTGCGGCCCCCCACCCCGTGAGCGCCCATCGCCCACGGGGACATGACCCCTCTCTGAGCAACGTGTCTTGTCAGGCCAAGCCTGCCGCAGCCCCTGGAGCGGCCCACTGAGGGCAGGCTGGCTGCTCCAGTCCCGGACAGGGTCCCAGAGCTGAACCCCAGCCTGTGAGCCAGTCTGACGGGGGGTGCCGACCAGGAGCCAGATCTGGGCTCCCTACCCAGGGCTCCTGCAAACTTCTCTCACACACCCTCCTCCTCCGGGAGACAGCTCAGCAGCCCCGCAGCTGAGGAAGCCGGTATGGGGCCTCAGCCTTCCCTGAGCTCCAGCATCTTTTGCAGGTGAGGGCAGGCAAAGAATATCGCTTCTGGAGGCCGGAGAGCCAGATTCCGTTGCTGTGTGACCTAGACCGTGTTTgcatcctctctgagcctctttctcctttcctcgagtgttgtccccattttatagatttaggagaggagaaaatggaaaagacttTGACAACCTTCAAAAAACTGTGGGTGACAAGGCTTCTAGAGTCCCACGTCTCCTGCCCggctcagctccagccacacccCCGCCACTCCCCACTTCCTCAAGCCCTACAGACATGACACAGCCTTTGGGTGTGTCTGGGCCCCCCCCCGGTGGGGCGAcggcgggcagggcagggcacagGCGCCAGGGGAGTTCAGCCACAGCAGGAAGTTTGCTTAGAGGGCAGAGGTGGCGCGGCCAGCGGGGCCCACCCAGGCCCACGTTTCCACGGTGATGGTCCCGGAGGCTCGTGTTTCCCAAGGCCCCGTGTGGGGTGGCTGTCTGGCACTCTTCAGGCCATCTCCGCTCATGGAATATTCTGGATATGATGCCTGCAGTCGCGTGGGGCAGGCCCTCCAGGACGGTGCCAGGGCACAGGAAACtctgggctggcagggccaggggctgggcctggcGCTGGCTCCTCTGCCGTCCAGCTGAGTCAGGCACACGTGGCAGGGAGCCGGGAAGGACAGGGCAGGAAATGCTAGCCCCCCACCACGAACCTCTCTCAGCTCGGTTCACGTTCCGCACGACCTGGAGAGGGGCTCTGGCCATCAGGCGGGTGAGTGACGTCACATGGCATCCGATGGCCAGGCCCCAGCTGCGCTCTGCCCCCGACGGTCATGCTGCCCAGCACCTGGTCTCTGCCCCTCAGCTCCCTCTTGAACCGGCCTCGGCTTCCCCTCCTGCACCCAGTCCGTCAGCGGGCACGAGGGCACTGTAAGCTAGAAAGCGCAGCCACAGCAGCAAACGAACGTGTGCTCAGATGTGACAGTGGACCCATTCCCCTGTCTGTCACCCCGTCTGAGCCTCACAGCAATCCTAGGGGAATTCAGTCACCACCAGCTGACAGGTGAGGAATTAGGCACGGCTCAGAGGGTCGGAGTAAGCCCAGGACACATGGCTCCTAAAAGAAggagactaagcaacatgctactgagcaGCCAACGGGTCACTGAAGAAACTAAAGGAGACATTaaaagaaagagcagagactGAAGCCCCCGCATCTGAACAGGCCCATGCTTTTTCCGCTGAGGGGGCCCCTGCGGGCCTCCCATCCAGCCACCTCATTTAGGGGCCCACACTTAAGATGGGAGCCCCCAGAGGGCAGGGGTTTTGTCCGTTTTCTCCAGTGTGGTATCGTCAGGGTCCTGAATAGGAGCCCGCACGTAGGACAGGCTCACTGAGTACTGGGTAACTGTATGACAGAACAAACAGATGAACAGATGGAGGAATGGTGGCCCCAAGAGGGCAGGGCCTGCCCAAGCCATGAGCCTCGGAGGCCTTTGCCTCTGACCTGAATTTGCCCACAGCCAGAGAGGGAGGGCAGGCAGCAGGGCCGGGCTGGGTCAGTCCCAGGGACAAGACAGAGCCATCCGCGGAGGCAGCCTCCCTGACACCCGGCCACCCCAGCTCTCAGTCTAAGCCTTGGGTCTCTGCGCCTGATGGCCCAGGGATACCCCGTGCCCTTCTGGCAGGGCTTCTTCCCTGGCCTGGACAGAATGAAAGCCAAGTGGCCCCACCTGACAGATGCACCTGTGGCCCAGCCCCTGTTGGGTCAACATGGCTGTGTGTACAGACAACACCCACCCCTACACTCAGGCCAGGCTGGCCGGGGTGGGACAGGCTCCATCCAGAGCACCCTGAGGCCTGGCCTGCTTCCACTGACGACTAATCGGCTGTGTGGCCAGGTAGGTCACAGGCCCTTTGAGACCCAGGCTCCTCCTCTGAGAAGTGAAGGGTTTGCCTGGAGAGTCCCCACGGCCCTGCCCGTCCCTCTCACAGCTGGACGAGCCCACggccctgcccttccctctcACAGCTGGACGAGCCCACAGCCCTGCCCGTCCCTCTCACAGCTGGACGAGCCCACGGCCCTACCCTTCCCTCTCACAGCTGGACGAGCCCACggccctgcccttccctctcACAGCTGGACGAGCCCATggccctgcccttccctctcACAGCTGGACGAGCCCATGGCCCGACCACTGGACTAAGTGGCCTCCTGAATACTCTCTTCCTCCGACCTCAGGGAGTCGCGGGCCAGCAGCAAGAACAATCTGTTACGTTCTTTAACTCAGAATGCATTTggaatctctatcaaaattcgaAGGGTATtttccacagaaacagaacaaacaatcctaaagtttatatggaatcacaaaagaccctgaatagccaaagcaatctggagaaagaagaacaaagctggaggcagcatgctccctgatttcaaactatactacaaagctatagtaaccaaaacagtatggatttggcataaaaacagacacacagatcaacggaacagaacagagagcccagaaataaacccacacatatgtggtcaattaatttatgacaaagaaaccaagaacatacaatggggaaaggacaatctcttcaataaatggtgctgggaaaactggacagccacatgcaaaagaatgaaactgggtccctatcttacaccacacacaaaaatcaactcaaagtggattaaggacttgaatgtaagacctgaaaccatagacctcctggaagaaaatataggcagtaagctccttgacataggtcttggcaacaattttttggatctgacaccaaaagcaaaaacaacaaaagcaaaaataaacaagtggggctacaacaaactaaaaagcttctgcacagcaaaggaaaccatcaacaaaacgaaaaggcaacctactgaatgggagaaaaatatttgcaaatcatatttctgataaggggctaaaatccaaaatatagaaagaactcctacaactcaatagcaaaaaaatccgattaaaaaatgggcagaggagctgaataaacctttttccaaaaaagacatccCGATGGCCACCAGATACACGAAAAGGGGCtatacatcactcatcatcagggaaatgcaaatccaaaccacgaTGAGATGTCACtgcacacctgttagaatggctaatatgacaaagacaagaaataataagagttgatgaggatgtggagaaaagggaaccctggggcactgttggtgggaatgtaaactgatgcagcctccgtggaaaacagtatggagactcctcaaaaaaattaagaacagaactaccatacgatccagcaatgccacttctgggtatttacctgaagaaaacaaaaaccctaacTCGAAAAGATTCCTGtgcccccatgttcactgcagcattattcacaatagccgagacgtggaaacaacctaagtgctcatcgacggatgagtggataaagatgtggtgtacacacacaatggaatactatttagccataaaaaagaatgaaatcttgccatttatgacaacatgcatggacctccAGGGCACTGTgctagagaaagacaaaaaccaagCCCAGATACAAAGACCAGACTGGTGGTTGCAAGAGGTGGGGAGTCGGGGTGGGAGAAACAGGTTGAactgtttgggttttttattgtaaataaattgaatttaaagaAACATGCATTCTGCTACATTCCTTAACTCAGAACGCATTTTCCCTCTAAGGAGGGGAGCAGGGCGTCGAGGTCCCAGGCCGCCCACAGAGGACTGGTTTAGCCCTAACCCATCCAAACCCAGTGCCTTCAGAGGGCTTCACAGCCAGCAGGCTCCACcacctcctggctgtgtgactctcACCGTCCTCTTCTGTGAACAGCAACAGTAATTCTTACCCGGCAGGCGGCCAGAAGGACTGAGAAGCTGCATGCCAGCCCTTGAGAGGTAGGCACCCCGACACTCGGTTGAATGAGGAAGCACATAATGAGTGCACGCATAAAGCATGCATTCTCAACAGGGAAAAACCAGTCCTTGGGATCTACTGATGATATTCTGTTTATGTATAAAGCACCGATACACACACAGAACATAAACAGATATACAGTATAcctgtggtattaaaatttcatggaggTGGATTAAGAAAAAGATGCCTAAAAATGCTCCTTAGAGGGAGCGATGAtgaaaaaaaaggttgagaagtAACGGTTTTCATGCAGGATTGTCTCTCTGCCCCTATcccacccctgggcctttgcacacactCATGGGCTTGCCTAAACCGCCTCTTGCCACCTTAGCCACTTCAGGGAAAGCTGACATTTACTGTGCACCTACTGTGCAACAGGGACTAGGCAAAGTTCCACATGTACGGCCTCTCGTTCGCTTCTCCCTGGGTCCCCTGAGCGAGGGAGTGGGTGAGAGCACAGACTCGGGGCTCAAGTCCTGGTTCTGACAGACACTAGCGgggtgcccttgggcaagttacttaaggtcttggtgcctcagtttcctcatctgtaaatggagttAACAATACTACCTACTTCAgaggctgctgtgaggatgaaagaagaaatacataaaaagcaCTTGGAACGGTGTCTGGTCCACAGCAAGTGCTGTATTGGTGTTTGCTATGATCGTCGTTGTTCCATTATGTCTGTTTTATTTCGGATGAGCAAGCCAAGGATCAGTGGGGTTGCACAATCTGGTTAGTGAGTGAACCGGAGGGGATCCCAGCAGGTCTGACTCCTCATACTCCTTCTGCTGCTCTGCCCCACTGGAGGCTGAGCTCAGCTGCCAGCTCCCTcgaggaagccttcctggatttCTTCAGGACTCCACAAGCCCATGCTTGCCCCCTCCCACAGCTCTGACTGCTCTGGTTGGTCATGTCTGCCTCTCTCAGGGGCCGTTAAACTCCCACAGGACTGTGCCAGTCAACTTCCATGCCCCCAGGGCACAGGCAGGCTGGGTCCAGAGGAGGAAGCCCTTGAGAGTGCTGCGCGAACGCCTTGGGATGGAGTGGGTCCCACCTGCGGCCCCCGCTCTGCCCCACTGACCTGCAGCGCTCCTCTGAGGGGTCCACAGTGAGGTAGTACAGGTCCCTGGAGAGACGATATGGGTCCCATCGGGGCTGCCCCCCTGCGCTGGCCTTGACGGACCACAGCAGGCCGCAGAGCAGCAGCAGGCCACCCACTGAGCAGCAGAAGAAGCTGACCGCCCTGAGCAGGGGCCTGGGAGCCTCGGGCACGGGGTGCCCAGTGGGCAGGGCCGGCTGGCCAGGCTGGGCGCCTGCATCCCCTTCACTCCACCAGGCGAAGCAGAGGGTCCCCGCCACCAGAAGCACCGTGCCACTGAGTGTCAGGCAGTAGCGGAGGGTGGAGGCCGCCCGGCTCCCATCACACACCTGGacgtggagagagagaagaggaaacgGGCCATGTGAGAGGCCTGCTGGCGACCGGAGACCCaggttttccttctcttctgcctgaGGTCACTTTGCAAACCGGGAGAGGTAATTCGACTTCTGCGcgtcagtctcttcatctgtgaaatggagatgatgcTCCCAACTTTGCAGGGCTGTTTGGAAGGTCACAATGTGTCTCAGGTTCCTAGCACCACACGGGGATGCAGTAGGAGCTGGGTAAGTGTGGCTACGGTTCCTCTCTCCGGGCCTCCGAGGCCGCGTCTGCCCGGTGGGTATAAGTCCCCACTGAGTCTTCCCCAGCCTGGGAGAGCGAACGTCGGGACCACCAGGCCCACCAGCTCACGGCTTCCTGGGGACACACTGCTTTGTTTCAGCCTGGTCACAGGCCCGTGAGGGTGACACTCTCGTCTCCGCTTGACAGAGGCAGACGTGAAAACACGGGTGGGTAGAGGAACTCATGAAAGAGGACAGCCACAGCTCTGAGGTTGAAATTCATGACAGGAAGCAAGACTTTGTGCAAAAAGATGTCCACCATGGTCTTACTTATCACGGTCCTAAGTGGGAAGAGCCGGAATGTCCACCTATAGGGAAATGGTGAGTAGACCCTGGCACAACCTCTGGGTGGACTATTAATGACTCATTGAAGAAAATCAAGCTCAGCACAAATGTCTAACAGCAGGGGGAAATGCTTTGATATCTTGCTTTTTCCAACTTAGTTTACCAAATTACTCATACTGTGCTATCTCGATTAGGTAAAGAAAAAATGCAcaggaacaaacaaacaaactggagGGAAACCTGGTCCCAGATCGTGCAGACAGGAAGGGGCTGAAACCACGTCCATGTTGTCCCCAATGCCAGCCTCTAGGCCAActgtacatgctgttccctctgccagtaACTTCCTGCTATCTCCCCTCAAGGCTCAGCTGGGTCCTCACCCAAGAAGCCTTCATGGGTGACACTCTACACCAAGTCCCCTGGCCTTCTTGGGCCACAGCACCTGCCTGCCTGTGTTTGACTTCTCTGCTTGGCCTCCTCAGCCGACAGCGAGCTCCCGTAGGCCAGGGTCCACACTGGCCCTGTGCTCTGCTCTACGTCCCAGGGCCTAGCACATGGCTGCtcagcaagtatttgttgaagaaatgctCTTAAATGAGGAAAGGTGTTGCTGGGCAAACGCATATAGTGTGAGAAGTCTCCCTCACAGCAGGGTGGAGGTGGCGAGGGGAGGGAGCACAGGACCCCACTGCTCAGCACCCAGCCAGGGAGCACCAGCCATGAAGAACCAGCGAGGAAGCACTAGCCATGGAGCACCAGCCATGAAGAACCAGCCAGGGAGCACCAGCCATGGAGCACCAGCCATGAAGAACCAGCCAGGGAGCACCAGGCATGGAGTACCAGCCATGAAGAACCAGCCAGGGAGCACCAGGCATGGAGCACCAGCCATGAAGAACCAGCCAGGGAGCACCAGCCATGGAGCACCAGCCATGAAGAACCAGCCAGGGAGCACCAGCCATGGAGCACCAGCCATGAAGAACCAGCCAGGGAGCACCAGGCATGGAGTACCAGCCATGAAGAACCAGCCAGGGAGCACCAGCCATGGAGCACCAGCCATGAAGAACCAGCCAGGGAGCACCAGCCATGGAGCACCAGCCATGAAGAACCAGCCAGGGAGCACCAGCCACGAAGAACCAGCCAGGGAGCCCCCAGCCATGGAGCAACAGCCATGGAGCCAAGGTGGCTGTGGTCTCCACTCCGCAGCTTCCAGCCGTGTCCCAGCTGAGCCTCTCCCCTCTCATCGGGTTCCTCCTAGGAAGGAGACTCTCTGGCTGGCTGCCAGGAGAACCTAGCGCAGCCTGGGCTCCTCTTCCACAAGCTGAGCCAGTGAGGCAGGGACTGGGGACTCGCAGACCTCAGGGGGACTTCAGCGATCAGAAATGCCTTCCAGATGGGGCGTGCCCAGAGAGACATGGCACATCCAACCGATGCCCTGCTGGGCAGCCATTCAAAGGCTCCTCCGGGGGCCCCCGCCGGGCATGGCAAAGGCTCACGGCACAGCAGCGGAAACTTCAGACTTCAAAAAGCAGGCTCCCCCGTGTGTTTTAaaacaggtatgtgtgtgtgcgtgtatgcgTATGCGAGTgtgcaaacacacatacacacgagAGAGAATGTGTGTAATAGGGGTGCTCTAAGAGTGTACCCCAATCCTTCTGAGCCCCTAGACCACCAGAAGCATATAGAAAAATGACATTTGTAAATTAGCCGCAGTCTTCTTCTGTGAATCTGTCTTTGGGGCAAGGGTCTCACGTCTCCAGCTCAAGGCATTTTCATGGGGGGAAGAAAGGAACCCgactcccctctcctccccaaagtccgACAGCCGGGAGAGGCTGTCAAGAGGAAGCTGGAGAAACCAGATTGGAAAAACCCCACAAGCAATCAATCCTGGTCACCCCTGCCTGCATACCATGGCACTTGACAGTTGCCCTTCACACCCAGCATCCCGTAACGGAGGCAGGTGGTCAGCGCAGGAAAAGAAAGTCCTGTTTTGCAAATGAAGAGACAGAGCCCAGAAAAGGGAAGGACTTTGCCCAAAGCCAGATACAGCTGGGTTTCTCAACACTAGAAGAACTCACTCCCGCATAAGATAACTGACAAGGCCTCTTAATTTCTAGAAAAGCTACAGTTCCTCattgagggaaaaggagaaaaccacagaagagaataaaaatgcaaaacacaAATCATCCTTAACCCTGTCCCTCAGAGATGAGCGTGATCTGCGTGGGTGTTTCCTTTCCATGTCTCCCTTGGCCTCCGTACACCATGATGGTGGCAGCAGATGTGTGCTGGGCATTTACACAGGCTGGCTACCACACCAAGCACTTTACAGGTGTCCCCTCACCGAATCCTCACAACAGCATTATGTCCAAGGACACTGGGGCTCTGAGGGTGACAGCTTGGCTGATGTCAGggtggaatttgaacccaggactaGTCTGACTCAAACCCCTGTGTGCGCACAGCGAAATCTACGTTTATGATTCAGTATACGAAGGTGAGACCACGCTGTGAAGAGATATACTCATAAGTC
The genomic region above belongs to Equus caballus isolate H_3958 breed thoroughbred chromosome 2, TB-T2T, whole genome shotgun sequence and contains:
- the TMEM61 gene encoding transmembrane protein 61, coding for MAAPEVCDGSRAASTLRYCLTLSGTVLLVAGTLCFAWWSEGDAGAQPGQPALPTGHPVPEAPRPLLRAVSFFCCSVGGLLLLCGLLWSVKASAGGQPRWDPYRLSRDLYYLTVDPSEERCRTLPPVAVPTYEEAMRCPPADPDRGGRPEGRCAPPTRSPGGTA